One genomic segment of Melospiza georgiana isolate bMelGeo1 chromosome 21, bMelGeo1.pri, whole genome shotgun sequence includes these proteins:
- the MRPS7 gene encoding 28S ribosomal protein S7, mitochondrial — translation MAAPSAAGLGRRLRAWLPRIMPVRWSRYNPSYLEPEVKKESLQKPLEELTQEEREQMELKAVRPIKAAPPSVSSSVFSDPMISKFTNMMMKSGNKVLARNLMSQTLEAIKRKQLEKYHKAPENEKETIECNPYVIFHQALKNCQPIIGLSNITRGGKTYQVPVPLTDNRRRFLAMKWLITECRENKHRRTLMPEKLSQELLQAFNNEGPVIKRKHVLHKMAEANRAYAHFRWW, via the exons ATGGCGGCGCCCAGCGCGGCGGGGCTGGGCCGGCGGCTGCGGGCGTGGCTGCCCCG GATAATGCCCGTGAGATGGAGCCGCTACAACCCCAGCTACCTGGAGCCAGAAGTGAAAAAGGAATCGCTTCAGAAACCTTTAGAGGAGCTGACGCAGGAGGAAAGGGAACAAATGGAGCTTAAGGCTGTTCGACCCATcaaagctgctcctcccagTGTGTCCAGTTCCGTGTTCAGCGACCCCATGATCAG TAAATTCACCAATATGATGATGAAGAGTGGAAATAAAGTGCTGGCCAGAAACCTCATGTCTCAG ACTCTGGAGGCCATTAAAAGGAAGCAGCTGGAGAAGTACCACAAAGCTCCAGAAAATGAGAAGGAGACAATTGAATGCAACCCCTATGTCATTTTCCACCAGGCTCTCAAGAACTGCCAGCCCATCATCGGGCTCAGCAACATCACCAGAGGAGGCAAAACCTACCAG GTGCCCGTCCCGCTGACGGACAATCGGAGGCGCTTCCTGGCCATGAAGTGGCTGATCACCGAGTGCAGGGAGAACAAGCACCGCCGGACACTGATGCCAGAAAAgctctcccaggagctgctccaggccttCAACAACGAGGGGCCTGTCATCAAGAGGAAGCACGTCCTGCACAAGATGGCAGAGGCCAACCGGGCCTACGCCCACTTCCGCTGGTGGTAG